In a single window of the Neosynechococcus sphagnicola sy1 genome:
- a CDS encoding UPF0175 family protein → MSVIISDEILQASRLTPSEFRQEIALHLFQTARLTLGYASQLAEMTSNAFRQLLKQRHIPLYSYDVEDFELDLKNLRELGRL, encoded by the coding sequence GTGAGTGTCATCATTTCAGACGAAATCCTGCAAGCGTCTCGGCTTACCCCGAGCGAGTTTCGCCAAGAAATCGCATTACACTTGTTTCAAACCGCTCGTTTAACCCTGGGTTATGCGAGTCAACTCGCAGAGATGACATCCAATGCCTTTCGTCAACTCCTCAAACAGCGCCATATTCCCCTCTACTCCTACGATGTGGAGGATTTTGAGCTGGACTTGAAAAACCTACGGGAGTTGGGGCGACTGTGA
- a CDS encoding DinB family protein has translation MAEYNCWMNQSLYSVCLMIPDEKRKQDLGAFFKSIHGTLNHLLYGDKAWMGRFTNNSFSVAAIGQELYADFEELRVEREKMDQQILEWSIKLDPLWLRQPFEYTSNVDGKRRVLPASILVTHMFNHQTHHRGQITTLIKQLGYEPGVTDIPWLPSLNAVV, from the coding sequence ATGGCTGAGTATAATTGCTGGATGAATCAGAGCCTGTATTCGGTTTGTTTAATGATTCCTGACGAAAAACGTAAACAAGATCTTGGTGCTTTCTTTAAGTCTATTCATGGAACATTGAATCACTTACTCTATGGCGACAAGGCATGGATGGGACGTTTTACCAACAACTCATTCTCAGTCGCAGCGATCGGGCAGGAACTATATGCGGATTTTGAAGAGCTAAGAGTAGAGAGAGAGAAGATGGATCAGCAAATTTTAGAATGGTCTATAAAGCTTGATCCATTGTGGCTCAGACAACCATTTGAGTACACAAGCAACGTAGACGGAAAACGCCGTGTGCTACCTGCCTCGATTTTGGTGACACATATGTTCAATCATCAAACTCATCATCGAGGACAGATCACAACACTAATCAAACAACTTGGTTATGAACCAGGCGTTACAGATATTCCCTGGCTACCCTCTCTAAATGCAGTGGTCTAA
- a CDS encoding type II toxin-antitoxin system VapB family antitoxin → MQITLNLDESLLNEAFQMTNLTTQEELVNLALQEFVRSRRKKSLLDLAGQIQLVPDFDHKALRGTRHVAD, encoded by the coding sequence ATGCAAATTACCCTTAACCTTGATGAATCGCTCCTCAACGAAGCCTTTCAGATGACTAACCTCACCACCCAAGAAGAACTGGTAAATCTTGCTCTTCAAGAATTCGTGAGATCTCGCCGTAAGAAAAGCCTTCTCGACCTTGCGGGGCAAATCCAGTTGGTTCCAGACTTTGATCACAAGGCTCTGCGCGGAACTCGTCATGTTGCTGATTGA
- a CDS encoding nucleic acid-binding protein: protein MPLLPQLYSQVTVPEAVDRELADIDPPVPGTLEAQSAAWLQVRQVTDLSVVQLLQNEARLDPGESEAIALALELNADLLLIDERRGRAEADRLELRITGLLGILVEVDEYV, encoded by the coding sequence TTGCCCCTTCTGCCACAACTCTACAGTCAAGTCACCGTTCCTGAAGCGGTGGATCGGGAACTCGCAGATATCGATCCCCCTGTTCCTGGAACGCTTGAAGCGCAATCTGCTGCTTGGCTTCAAGTTAGACAAGTGACCGACCTCAGCGTTGTTCAACTGCTTCAAAATGAGGCGAGGTTAGATCCGGGTGAATCTGAAGCGATCGCTCTTGCCCTGGAACTCAATGCTGATTTGCTGTTGATTGATGAGCGTCGTGGTCGAGCAGAAGCCGATCGCTTAGAATTGAGAATTACAGGTTTGCTAGGTATTTTGGTTGAAGTTGATGAGTATGTATAA